ggtcgcaagttccgtcaTTACCAGCATAGTTTAGCGATTCGGTGTTTCTCGAAGCCATAGTTCAAACGAAAGTTCGCAATTAGCGTCACAAACTTACGTGGTTGGAACTGCAGCTCTCGACCTGTAGTTAGAAGTATAGTTTCTTGTTAATAAGATTGACAAGAGTGTGACGTAAGAGAGAGCTCACgatgaatcaaacatcaaataaaacaaaatgacaggaaacaaaaaatactaaattagcCCGTAGATATCATATTCAATACAGCAGCCTTTTAAAGTgaatgattttaaaagcataagtgtcctttaaaaacaaagagagacaccaagaatcagtgtatgaatctcaacaatggtgacaatcaaaagcttcatgctgcaatgcatgctgggtacctagtctctgtgcagtgagtgcactttgacctcacattagtacactcaaaaaaattattcagtctaaatttacattttatgtaattcaattgcataacaattttccatccatttagattacatagttttaacataaacaaatcaataaactaaatgtgagtcatatgcatcagtcatgcgtgaatgaaacaggtaagttttatgtaataattcacagcaaagtccccacactgctcagtgtccATGTGTTTCCACaatacagagtgttcaagtagaattgaagcagtgctggagttaaggagataattatgtgatgattgatcattaatgatgagctgctgttatcaagaagaatcaccgaaggaaagagaaacacaagaactacaactgacttcagccacagctgaagatgaaatcaactgaaataaaagacattaaatctctcaagatctgattaaacagcttcacaaacagcatcagattggcctgatttgactttatttctgtcagacttctagagaagctcttattgagaattaacagaggtttagatgctttattgttttgtttgaaatcaccatcaaagagaccagtgtttccttttgttgagctcttgacccttgacattttggtgttaatattacgctggttgctttaattatgtgatcatttaaaacacGCTCAGCTTAGCCAGCGAAGCCAAGTGAAAAAGAGTTGTGAGTAGATGATCCACtgatctcatttcaagtccagTTTCTGATTATATAGACATTATACTGTTTTAGGTTTTTTCATAGCTTCATATCTCGCAGTATGGTAAATATcagaaaattgtaataatttacaaatcactttgtgcacatAAAGTTTTCATGTGTAGCAaaacaaagaccacagacatcaagaatcagtgtatgaatctcaacaatggtgacagtcaagaaaatattcagatgaaactctaaacatcacaaaacaagctactaaaagtcacaactataaCAACATACgtgaaataaaatagtaagaataaaagaaaataatcagacaattcagctgcgttgtttattcatgctgcaatgcatgctgggatacatgggagagtcttgtactatgctggtacccagcatgcattgcaacatgaagcattttgttgactttcaccattgttgagattcatacactgattcttgatgtctgtggtctttgcaTTGTTACAGAGGAAAACTTCTtatgcacaaagtgatttgtaaattatttaaattatctgattttacaaGACTACTAGATCTGAAGCTacataaaaaatctaaagcagtaCTACATTCATACAATCAGATGTTGGACTTGAAATTAGGTCGGTGGATCATTTGCCCACAactctactttttttttttttctgagcttTGCTGGCtaagctaagtgtgttttatataaacacacagttaaagcaaccagtgtaatattaacaccaacatgtcaagagcccagagcccaacaaaaggaaacactggtctctttgatggtgatttcaaacaaaataataaagcatctaaacctctgttaattctcaataagagcttctctagaagtctgacagaaataaagtcaatctggtcaattTGATGCTGtatgtggagttgtttaatcagatcttgagagtcttcttttatttcagttgatttcatcttcagctgtggctgaagtcggttgtagttcttgtgtttctcttttctttggtgattcttcttgataacagcagctgttcatcattaatgatcaatcatcacataattatcatcttaactccagcactgcttcaattctacttgaacactctgtagtgtggaaacacatgaacactgagcagtgtggggactttgctttgaattattacataaatcttacctgtttcattcacgtatgactgatggatatgaatcatattaagtttattgatttgtttatgttaaaactatgtaatctaaatggatggaaaattgttatgcaattgaattacataaaatgtcaatttagaccaaatcatttttttgagtgtgctttaatagcagcagtcttttctgGATTGTCCTTTTAAAGATCCTTTGTCCATAAAAGTTTGGGTGTTCTTTTCCttttggagaagaagagaaaaaaggCGCATTCCTTTTGGAATGCAGGAGACCAAAGCTGAGGTCGTGAGGTCATGAGGAGTATCACGTTGTGTGGCTCTGGTGATCTTCTTTGCTGAGACAAAGTTGTAAGTCAgtcaatttttttgtttatcgGAAGGTAGTTTATGGTAAGCGGGGTCGCAGTATCGCGAACGCTCTGGTTCTGAAGCTTCTCCAAAGGAGTAATTGTTGGTTGTTAAACTCCAAACAGATGTAGCGCGGACCGTTCATCCTCACCTTATCATGTTTTACGAGTCTCTCGAGGTGGTAAGGAGAGTATGGTCGGACGCTAGTCATAGAACTGAGGCgttgtgtttgtcatttgctCATTTTACGAGCTGATGCTAGAAGATTAGTTCCAGTGGAATGTTCTTAAGTTACTcatgtgtgtgcgttcttttcgaccaggttctacaacATGTACAAAAAGTGTTTATGGTCTATATAGCTGATTTTGCCCTTCATGACAACTGTGAGAGGGGTGaattttttataactcatcagtttaaattatattaaaccttgaagttctgcataattaaagGCATGACTACTTGAGTGATAGATGGATTGCCACTGCTGTCATCACCGTCGAGCTAgtgtggtttcaacaaccagCTCCCGCATTTTTGATTATGAGGTGAATTCACATATGCatcgtttctttttttttttttttttgacaagaaACACTTCTGCATTGGATACACCTGTGTATTCTCACTCATCTCTCCTCTTGAAGTTTTCTCGCCTTTTCATGCAATTATGAAATTAAGATGCACATCAACATGAGTAGCTTTGATCAGTTTCTGGACAGAGAAGCGAGGAAATGAGGAAGCATCAATCTGAGTATTGAGAAGCACGCAAAGAATAAAGTATGAAATGAAAACCAAAATGTCGTTCACTATGGTAATGATGGTAATTGGACATTTTATTCAAGGAGAAAGCGATTCAACTCAAAAGCTGTTTTACAGACACTCAATATCAGAATAACAGGGTCAAATCAATcagaaaataatgacaatttcaaatttttctttataaaaactCATATCAGTTGACAGTGTTTTAAAAGGCAGGGACTTGAAATTGTAAATCATGCATTCACAATaagaataattatattatacacaATTATAGATGGGATGAATCCTATTTCTCACAGAACCCTTTTCTCTTCTCTGAGCATGGCAGGTCATTCCAGTTGTTCAGGATGGGATTTGAAGGCATCAGTTCAATACAGTCCTCATTTCCAGCTTGGTCATTCGGCTCACCATTGAACCAAAATCTGAACAACATGTATctgattttcagtttttcagGACCACAAATTTATGAATCAAGACACAGTGATGTTTCGCACTTACCCTTGTTTCAGTGGTGAATTATTCACCCATTTCATGTTGCCCTCCTGCTCTCTGTCAGACAAACCAATCCACACTCTCTCCGTGGTGAATGAAGATATTTGTCTCTGTGTCAGTAAAAACAGGAATAAGTGTGATTCCTCTCATTCATTAATAgacactcacacaaactcacCTGCTTCTCTTGAGTGTTGATAATGACCAGATCAGCTCCACGATCCCTGCAGTACTGCCTGCTGTCAGACCAGCTCATCGACTCACTGGACATAAAAAACCAACCTGAACCACAGAGAAATATGTACTTTATGAAACCATCTATATTAAAGATAAAAACGCTAAGAAACAACGAATCATATTTGTACTGACGTCGTTTAGATGCTTCTTTCTTCAGTTCCTCACTCAGAGAAGTGACTTTGCTTTCTAACTCCAGGTTCTTCTGACTCAAAGAGCTGAAGTTGTTCTGCAGTTGGTCTTTATCAGTCAATAGATAAGTGTAATTGTCCTGTAAGCTGTTGATGGTTTGATTGAACTCTTCAACTGTGTTCTTGTAACTGTTTATCAGGTCTCTCTCTGCTGTGATGGTGATGTGCTGCAGTATGATGAAGAccagcagaagaacacaaaTGAGCCCGAGACTCACTGTGATCAACACCAAACATCTACTTCCTCCTGacaaacatgaacaaaacacacaaatatcaGTTAATACTCTTCATGTTATTAGAAATTAAGTTTAAAATTAGCCTTCTAATGCAATCTACTTTTGTCTTTAGTTATAAGACAAACACTGCTATAcaataaactataaaatatcCAAAGGACATGtggaaaaagtaaataaaaacaattccaTTAACACATTAATTATGGAAGCAAAAACACTTAGGCTACATATTGTttgtagaaaaaataaaaaattaaattgtatgcGGTTTTCATTTTCTCATTAGTGACGTCATTTCTGCTTTAAAGTAATTTTCTTCTTACTGCTGTTTAGATCTTTTCCTTCGTCCTGGTCGTGACTCTGAGTTTGAGGTCCAGTTTTCTTCTTAAAATCGATGCGGTCAACATTTCCATAAATGGGATCTAAATCCATCATTCACTGTGTCTGATAGTACGTCTTCGCAGATGAGGTGTGGTCCTCAGaatgagtattatttttaaaattctgcTAACTCGAAAGAGGAAGTGGTTTCATTTCACACTAGCCTTCAACAAGAATAATGACTTTAAATTCAGCTTAAACACACTCTGTACTACTATGTTTGTTCTTTGTACATTCAACGTTATCAGCTTCAAAAGCCAACAAGAGGAGTCTGTGAACACTCAAATAAACTCAAACAGCCTCAAACAGGCCAAACTGGACCTTTATATTGATGATGTATAGGAAACACAGCAAGTGCTCTGGGTGCTTCTCTCCACTCAAACCGATGCTTCCTCATTTCATTGCTTCTGTCCTCCAGCCTGTGACCCGTAAAAAGGATCAGATTAAGCCAACTTAAAGGACATGTAAATTTGTAATCTCTAATcatcccagtcaacacgtgaggtcacgcgatgatcacagtgacatcacaccattctcatacggtgatcctcacagtgtgagtaatatatgagctcattgtgaattcaaaatgttgagcaggttgagaggaggcagatcaaatatcagtcgctgggggacattctacttcctgtttctcaacactatcacagtgatatcacagtggtgtcacatgatgagcttatgagtgcacgcccagctaacagctttctgttataagaaccttctccaaacatacaactgacttccagacacagccttaaatgaaattaactgaaataaacaaattaccagcttcactcattattaaccagactgacttaatttctgtcagacatcttcagAAGCGCTTATTGggaattaacagagatttagatgatgatgttttattgttttgtttgatgttaccatcatagtgattagtgtttgctttagttgggctcttgacccttgactttataacattatattttttggggctgctgtaactgtgtttgtaaagcacatttgttatggcaaggaaacccAAAAAGAGATTGCAATCAGGTGATActggtttgttattgatgataacaacacagtcatcacctagattcaatGTGCAGTCTTGGTCttgggaagttgtggcctaatggttagagagtcggactcgtaatcaaaggttgcgagtttgagtctcggccgcagggattgtaggtgggtgagtgaatgtacagtgctctctccaccctcaatcgAATGAGGAGCCCTTCCTGGGctccgcagcataaatggctgcccaccgCTCCTGGTGTGTGTatactttggatgggttaattgcagagcacaaactcagtatgggtcaccatacttggccatatgtcacgtcactttcataataatttatgaagaattataaaagcataagacacaaacattattaactactcttgatgtttctctttgtgtttaaatgacagtgtatgaatctcaacaatggtgacaatcaaaagcttcatgctgcaatgcatgctgggtaccaagtctctgtgcagtgagtgcactttgacctcacattagtatgagcacacagtgagggtgctgtgaggttacacttttagctcactgttacttcacattgtgacctcatcacgagtatcctgtgagctcatggtgacatcactgtgagatcaaattgttgactgggatcTCCGTGTCAAACATTTTGCTTACTGcactttcacatttttatttcatcctGTCTTCGACAATGTATTTGAAGTCCTGTTGTGTAATTACTATTTCTGTATTGAACATAAACGTTCCCAGATTCACTCAttattaaccagactgacttaatttctgtcagacatcttcagAAGCGCTTATTGggaattaacagagatttagatgatgatgttttattgttttgtttgatgttaccatcatagtgattagtgtttgctttagttgggctcttgacccttgactttataacattatatttttggggctgctgtaactgtgtttgtaaagcacatttgttatggcaaggaaacccAAAAGAGATTGCAATCAGGTGATActggtttgttattgatgataacaacacagtcatcacctagattcagtGCAGTCTTGGTCTTGGGAAGTTGTCCtaaatggttagagagtcggactcgtaatcaGTTTTTTGAGTCTCAATTGTATGGGTGAGTGAATGTACAGTGTTCTCCACCCTCAAACAGAATGAGGAGTCTTTAGCATAAATGGCTCACCGCTCCTGGTGTGTGTCTTGATCAGAGCACAAACTGGTATGGGTCATGTTTGGCcatatgtcacgtcactttcataataatttatgaagaattataaaagcataagacacaaacattattaactactcttgatgtttctctttgtgtttaaatgacagtgtatgaatctcaacaatggtgacaatcaaaagcttcatgctgcaatgcatgctgggtaccaagtctctgtgcagtgagtgcactttgacctcacattagtatgagcacacagtgagggctgtgaggttacactttagctcactgttactcacattgtgacctcatcacgagtatcctgtgagctcatggtgacatcactgtgagatcaaattgttgactgggatcTCCGTGTCAAACATTTTGCTTACTGcactttcacatttttatttcatcctGTCTTCAAATGTATTGAAGTCCTGTTTAATTTTGTATTGAAATATAAACGTCCCAGATTCCATTATTTGCTCTACTTACAGTAGAGCACAGTATGTGCACAGATGAGGTTCTTTTATAATGTAGCATGTTTTAAAGTTTTTCCTGTGATCATTTTAGCAGCTGCTGGTATCCAACAAGAGGAACCTGTGACCATCAAATGGACTCAAACACCTGAAACAGGCTTAACTGGACCTGTATTGATGAAAAGTAACTAGAACTGAAATCATAATAGTTGGAACACTCTCTCATGAAGGTGTGTACAACAGTTACAAATAGATGGTTTATAAAGTagtaaatatagatttttttttacacaaacatCGCTttgcttcagaaggcctttaatAACCCATCGTAGCCGTGTGGagtacttttattttagatggaTGCACGTTTTTGGGGTTCAAAATCTCCACaatcactgccattataaagcttggaagagccaggactttttaaaatataactctgattattcacctgaaagaagaaagtcatataaacctaggatggcttgaggagTTAGTCATGAAgcagttttcattttgggtgaactatctttaataatgattttaatcggCACCACTGTGGCATTAAGAGACAGAGAGGATGATGATAGAAAATTGAGATTGTGGGATGATGACTTCCTGTTTATAGCTATAAGTGGGTGACAACAGGATAgtcatgttttcattttctcaGTTGATGTCACTGTTCTGCCATTTCAACTACTGTTAGgtggtataaataaataacttgtaGTTGAATTTGAATGACAGAAGATCAGCAGATATAGCCAGGaaactcaaaataaatatgttacTAGCATTTATCAACAATTATAGTCATTGAATTTGATCTCCAACCTCAGttcttaaccccttaactgtcacccacagttttgaacagagacattatagtgccctatccaaacttaattttttataattcatgaatgaaaatattttgtaacatgattttaatgtaccatttacatggtaatgcaatgtctgattttaaaatgggtttcaaaggatgaattttgaaattttaagttttctactgataaataatttcttatgatttctaattcgtgatagagaaaaaggcaactaagaagactttctgtgacaaaggtcagaattcatgtcatgatgtagattttttcaggtgcactcttgtcataaacagaggtgtcaaatccagggtcagaaagtaaagtcctgccatgtgtttattccacccatgaactcagcagctgatttcaccagaggaggaaccaactcattcctttcaagtcacaagcaagtttcgagtcaaatcccaagacctcaacgagttgaggtaattaagagataattgagagactaattaaatgatgattgtgcattagtgatgaacacctgctgttactgtgaatcacagaggatcagatgttgatgttttattggttaaaatgataccaccatcatgtagatcagtgtttgctttagttgggctcttgacccttgactcctgtgtttctctgtagcaatgcatgtgctgttgtaaagcggagagatcagtgctgtgcagtgagcaactgttagttgttttcatatgatgaggtaatcatcaggtgcttacctgtttgcattatactgtgtgtatatatatatatatatatacacatacaacatttttcatttttaatttatgttctgcttttgaataaacaactctgtgaaaccacagtacgcatgaatttactgctgtagcagttatagagaaagaattttaaatctaatgcatttaaatatttaaactccagtcctactcagacacacacagacatcaagaaccagcgtatgaatctcaacaatggtgacaatcaacaaaatgcttcatgctgcaatgcatgctgggtaacaccacagtatgaataattattgtcaccactgttgaggatcgtatgataagtgttcatgtctaaaagcctgagcaatataattctatttttttccaatatttaatattacgatggcatttgtttaatagtaaattcctgcagttctgtaacagctgaacgtcagtaaataaaccaaagagacaccttcatgatgttcattcaagtgacataaaagccaaaagtgtaagctcatctgcttcctcaagcttttaattcagcaatgtgcaaatgtttgttgtgaagcaatattgcaattgcttaaaagcaatccattctcagttactaaaagggtcaagagcccaactaaagcaaacactgatctccatgatggtggcatcattttaaccaataaaacatcaacatctgatcctctgtaattctcaataacagcaggtgttcatcactaatgcacaatcaacatttaattagtctctcaattatctcttaattacctcaactcgttgaggtcttgggatttgactcgaaacttgcttgtgacttgaaaggaatgacttggttcctcctctggtgaaatcagctgctgagttcatgggtggaataaacacatggcaggactttactttctgaccctggatttgacacctctggtcataaattaatctattacttttcctacataatttttaacagaaaagtggtaaaatacctatttaggagtcttagacctttccaacgatatatagtttgtcatgattagattaggatttaattgtaaaatagtgaagtaaaggtggcgtcccacagggtggacggtgacagttaagaggttaaagaGCTGAAGTTGCCCTGCAGTTGATATCTTTTCAGTAGTTTGATCACTGTAGCTGGCCTGCAGTCTGAAACTTAATCTGAGCATGAGagatcatttatattattatatacattttggtGTTACCCACAACTGAACagtttcaggttttttttttttttttttttatccacagGACTGATTGAAGCTAAAATAATGTGtagattttattcattaatcTTCAATTTTGAAATTacttataataaagtataaaatgaaaataaaactgctaagtttactacacagtaaaacctccagtgttaaatcaacactcccagtgtacatataatccacactcagagtgttaaaaaagtaacactgaagcagtgttaaagttaatgagataattagtttagtaattgagtgatgattaaGCATtagtgaagaacacctgctgttaacaaactgaaccgttgaaagaaagagaaagaagaacagaaaaaaagagacaagatgagcagaaaaacaagatctacaactgacttcagccacagccttagatgaaatcaacacaagataaaagaagacattaaatctctcaagatctcagcagaggattaTTAAAtaactccataaacagcatcaccagcttcacacgttactaaccagactgactttagatgttgatg
The genomic region above belongs to Onychostoma macrolepis isolate SWU-2019 chromosome 01, ASM1243209v1, whole genome shotgun sequence and contains:
- the LOC131544275 gene encoding hepatic lectin-like isoform X2 → MESGNFYVCRNIYNRSGPRTQSRCQDEGKAQKQRGSRCLVLITVSLGLICVLLLVFIILQHITITAERDLINSYKNTVEEFNQTINSLQDNYTYLLTDKDQLQNNFSSLSQKNLELESKVTSLSEELKKEASKRRWFFMSSESMSWSDSRQYCRDRGADLVIINTQEKQRQISSFTTERVWIGLSDREQEGNMKWVNNSPLKQGFWFNGEPNDQAGNEDCIELMPSNPILNNWNDLPCSEKRKGFCEK
- the LOC131544275 gene encoding hepatic lectin-like isoform X1 is translated as MMDLDPIYGNVDRIDFKKKTGPQTQSHDQDEGKDLNSRGSRCLVLITVSLGLICVLLLVFIILQHITITAERDLINSYKNTVEEFNQTINSLQDNYTYLLTDKDQLQNNFSSLSQKNLELESKVTSLSEELKKEASKRRWFFMSSESMSWSDSRQYCRDRGADLVIINTQEKQRQISSFTTERVWIGLSDREQEGNMKWVNNSPLKQGFWFNGEPNDQAGNEDCIELMPSNPILNNWNDLPCSEKRKGFCEK